In Citrus sinensis cultivar Valencia sweet orange chromosome 3, DVS_A1.0, whole genome shotgun sequence, the sequence tttcacgtttttttaatataatgcCAACTAGTTTTTTATTGGATGCTATGAAGATTGATTTTAACATGATTATggttcttctttaaaaaaatatgttatgcATATTTCTAAGATCATGTTTGCAATATTATAGAATcactaattataaaaaaaaatataacaataaaattatttaagaaataaatctttaataaataattatttattaaataatatgacgtgctttaaaaattaagtagaaGAAGTACACAAAGGAGTACAAGCAGCAGGCGACAACCAAACACGGCCTGAACTGGAAAAATCTTCGGTACGGGACAAAGAAAAGTTGCCACACGCACACAACGTGGATTGGGAACCTACAGAACCAAAAGGGTGTTGACGTGGCAGGCATGCATTGGAAAAAGAGCGAATCACGGAAAAAGTTTGTGGATTTTAGCCTTTTTGACAGTGATCGGAATTTGGAGCAgattctcatttattattgctacttttttgaattttgtggaTGTGTGGGGGAGTCATTGTTGAAACAACACCGATATTCAGCCCACAATAAGCACCACAGTAAGTCCCGAACGGTGcgttttatttgtaatataaaaGGGCACTGTTTGAACAAGCAAACACACTGCACGCGCATCTCATCTCACGCATGCATCACTCTCACTCATGCATTTCACACCAAGCAACGAGTTCAATTGCAGCCAGTTCTTTGCCATCTTCAAGCTCTGCTCTTCATCGTGGGATTGCTCTGTCTTTcagttttctctctttctctctttctctctcgaGCGTGGGTCTCTCTTCGGTTGTGGCTCTCTCTCTCGCCTTGGGTCTGTCTTCGGCAGTGGCTCTCTCTCTCACCGTgggtctctctctctcgcctTGGGTCTGTCTTCGGCTGTGGCTCTCTCTCTCACCGCGGGTCTCTCTCATCCGGCCTCTCACTCATCTCGCTGCTCTCTCCTTCGACTTTCTCTCGTCGTGGATCTCTCTCGCGCATCTCGTTGGGTTTCTCTTTCTCTGTCTGCCCTGTAGATAGTTGTAGCCGTCGTAATCAATTCGTGGAGGTAATTGGTTTAATTAATGCCCAATTTTGGTTGTAATAATTCCGAATGTGTGAAGATTCAATTGTGaagtcaaatttttatatattaaatcaatTGCGCAATAATCTTAAGGGTATCAATTGCGCAATAatctttatatattaaatcagCATCCATTGGAAAATTAATAAGCACATTGggttatatattaaataaaaaatcactaAATTCCAATCAAAGGCATCTCGTATGCTGCAAATTCTGCtggtatatattaaatttgtgttcACAATTTGCATCACTAGTTAGTTTAGTTGTGTGAGGTTGTGCtgaattatttgtattttgttacTTTCATTTTGTCAATgtgaattatttcaattttgtagaaataaataatatggaAAAAGACATCGAAGTTGAAGAGTTGGAGAAATTTGAGGAGAACGATGAGCCAATAATTGGGATGTCATTTGATAGTGatgttgatttgtttatttacttcAAAGAGTACGGTAAAAGAAAAGGGTTTCCGATTTTGAGGAGAACTAGTAGAAAGGATAGTGATGGGATTCTTAGAAATGTGACTTTTGCTTGTGGGAGAAGTGGTGAAACAAGAAGCAAATCTGTGAATATTTTAAAGCCCCAACCTAATGCAAAAACAGGCTGCAATGCTAGATTGGGAGCTGGTTTAGGGGATGATGGAAAGTGGACAATTCGAAGCTTAAATCTTGAACACAACCATGTGCTGTTAACTCCAACCAAATCCAAGTATTTTCGGTGCAATCGTAGCCTCAATACATATGCAAAAAAAAGGCTTGATGTAAATGATCGAGCAGGAATCAGATTATGTAAGAATTATCAATCACTTGTTATTGAGGCTGGTGGTCATGAAAATGTGACATTCATAGAAAGAGATTGTAGAAATCATgtccaaaaagaaagaagattgcGGCTTGGAGATGGGGATGCTGCTGCTcttcaaaactattttatgaaaatgcAAGTAGAAGATAATAGGTTTTACTTTAGTATGCAAGTGGATGATGAGGGAcgattaaaaaatgttttttggGCCGAGCCAAGGAATAGGGAAGCGTACAAGGAGTTTGGAGACGTTGTTACATTTGACACCACGTATCTTACAAATAAGTATGATATGCCGTTCGCTCCATTTGTAGGAGTTAATCATCATGGGCATTCTATTCTGTTTGGGTGTGGATTGATTTCACACGAAGATATTGAGACATTCACGTGGTTATTTCGAACATGGCTATCTTGCATGTCTAATTTAGCTCCTAATGGAATCATTACAGATCAAGACAGGGCAATGAAAGTTGCAATTCAGAATGTCTTTCCCAATACTCGACATCGGTGGTGTTTATGGCATATAATGAAGAAAGTTCCAGAGAAGCTAGGGGGTTATAAAGAATATCGTAACATAAGTAATGTCTTGCATTGTGCTGTTTATGATTCCCAGAGTGCTACGAAATTTGAGGAAACTTGGCACCATATGATTACAGAATATGATTTGGGGGATAACGAATGGTTACGAGGCTTATATGACGAGAGGCATCATTGGGTACCTTGTTATCTAAACAATACGTTTTGGGCAGGAATGTCATCTACTCAACGTAGTGAAAGCATGAATGCATTTTTTGATGGTTATGTTAACTCAAAGACTACTTTGAAGCAGTTTGTAGAGCAATACAGTTGTGCATTGAAGAATAAAGTTCAGAAGgaagttgaagaagatgtCAGGTGTCTTTCCCAACAAATGCCATGTGTAACCGATTACGCAATGGAGAGGCAAGTTCGAGATGTGTAcactatttcaaaatttcaagaatttcagCAAGAAATGATTCGGAAAATGTATTGCGAATATGTCAATTCTATGGGTTGTGAAAATATTGTTAGAGAGGATGTCAAAGTTGGAGAGGGTAAAAAGAGAACCTTTTTTGaagtttattttgaaaaagaaaatggtgaaATACGTTGCAGCTGCTCAAGGTTCCAATTTAGAGGTATTCTTTGTAGGCATGCCATTGCAATCATGATCCGCAATGACGTAGAAGTACTtccagaaaaatatattttacgaAGATGGAGAAAAGATGTGTGGAGATGCCATAGTAGAGTGAAAACGAGTTATGAGCTTCATAGCTGTACGGATGAGCAAAAACGATATGAGAAAATGTGTGCTACTTTTGCGGAGGTTGCAAATATGGCTGCACATACTATTGAAAGCTCTAATCTTGTTTTCAATTGGATTGAGAATGTACGGGGGGATTTATCAAAGGCAATTCTTTGCGGAGATAATGAAGTAACTGTTGTTACAGGCCAAGGAAGTTGTAGTGTGGAAGTAGAAACAGTTAGAGATCCAGCAGCTCGGCGTCGTAAAGGTCGACCACCTTGTCAAAGAAagaaatctaataaattttcaaaatctaaaataaattcctCACGTTCCAATGCAAAGGTacttttaaaatgtattttgaatttaattaaagttaaaaaatttctaacatAAAAGATGTTCAAATGTATGTTTTGTTGACTTTACAGGATGGACAGGTGAATGAGCAAGTGCCGACTGTGGTCCCAACACACGAGAACAATGTTGTAACGGTAGGTTTTATGGAATTCAAATGCATGTCgttgatttttattacttaatcATAGACGtttttctaatatattattgatcCACTGTAGGCATTTCAAAATCCTGAAGGAAGTTATATTGATATGAATATGTACCCACATGGAGTTATGGACTATTATAATGTAAGTTTTTCATAGTATgtgttatgatttttttattatctcttCATTTAATGTATGTTTGTTTTAGGGTCTTATGAGCTTACCTCATATGGTTGGGGATAATGTTTATCTAACACCTACACAAAATTCTTGTACGGTAAGTGGTGataaatttagtatttattcatattatctactttattctcttttattataacaaaatatttaattttctttttaataggAACCACAATTCCAGCAGCCTGGACATTTTCAGCAGCTACTCTTTCAGCAAGATAATGAATATGAAGTTGATAAGGAGTTTCGAAGTGATTTCGTAGAATAatcttgtttttgttcttgCATGTTCCTTTATTAGATTTATATGCTACAGCTGTGTTATTATTTGGTCATGTGCTATTGGATTGGAATTGAGGGAGATGCTGCAAATCTGTTATTCCTTAATTGTGTGCTACTGGAATGGTGGATGGATAAATGATattctgttattttttaattctatgcTACTGGAATTCTGATATTCTTTAAAGTGCAGAAATTGTTTTATGTTATTCTGGAATTCTGGATGTATTCTATGCTACTGGAATTCTGTTATTCTTTAAAGTGCAAAAATTGTTATGCTACTGGAATTCTGGAATTATTTAAAGTGCAGAAGTGCATAAATTGTTATGCTACTGGAAAGtgcaaaaattgtttaaagtgCAGAAGTGCAGAAATTCTGTTATTGTACTGGAATTCTGGAAAGTACAGAAATTGTTATGTTACTGGACTTCTGGAATTATTTAAAGTGCATAAGTGCATAAATTGTTATGCTACTGGAAAGtgcaaaaattgtttaaagtgCAGAAGTGCAGAAATTCTGTTATTGTACTGGAATTCTGGAAAGTACAGAAATTGTTATGTTACTGGACTTCTGGAATTATTTAAAGTGCAGAAGTGAAGAAATTGTTTAAAGTGCAGAAGTGCAGAAATTCTGTTATTGTACTGGAATTCTGGAAAGTGCAGAAATTGTTATGTTACTGGAATTCTGGAATTATTTAAACTGCAGAAGTGCAGAAATTATTATGCTACTGGAAAGTGCAGAAATTGTTTAAAGTGCAGAAGTGCAGAAATTCTGTTATTGTACTGGAATTCTGGAAAGTGCAGAAATTGTTATGCTACTGGAATTTTGGAATTCTTTAAAGTGCAGAAGTGCAGGAATTATGTTATTGCTTTTTATTTggtcaaaatattataattataaatgattatatttgGCTTTGCAACagaggaaaaattaattgattcaaAGAAGCAAATGACACAGGAGTTATGGACTACCAACAAATTTATTGCAAAAAAAGGAATATCATTTCCCCATCAATACCAAAGTTATCTTAAAAACTGGTTCAACAAGTCATTGCACTAacaatacattaattaattacacaacttaaatataatacaTATTAAAAGAGTTATCATTATTTGCGGGACGTATGTTACAAGAACACTTGGTTGTTGTCTTCGCTGAAATTCTTGCTCAAGCAACTGAAATTTAAGAGATATGCATTCGATTTGATGGCCCAACTTGCGGACTTCTGCTAACAACATGTCaattttattctgatttataATACGATCTTCCATCCCTCTAAAATCATTACATTCACTGCTCTTCCAATCATCATCCCATTCAAAAGCCCCACATCCTTTGCACTTCCAAAACCTACGATTcggattttcttttgttcgtGAAGTTCGCAAGACCTTATTGTTGTTGCAGCATTTATCACAAGCTTTCAGTTGTGTTTGAATTTCGTTTGTGCTTGAAGACATAATGATTGAACAAATTCTGTTCAATATACACTTCAACCCAGATTCCTTccagaaagaaaaaatggtagccaatatattaaaaaccagcttattgattttttttctcccccccaaaaaaagaaatacatcTTACTGCATTCATTCagctcaaataaaattatttaatttcaactacaaagaaaacaaaaagaagaaaaatatggtCAAATGAGAAGAATGGGCATGGCTCTGTTCTTAGAAATGAAAGTGAATTGATGGAGTTGACTAGTTGGGGGTTAGTGTAAGTAACTTTAGACCATCAGCACTTGCAGGATTAGtgtaagtaattaaaatatgatgttattttttattatctcttgtaacttaaaaataactaCGGGATAGTAACATAATGGCTAAAGATCTTAATGTTTCAAAACCTTAGTTGCACTATTACAACTccataattaactttttatttttcctacctgatttaacatatatatttgttttccagagaagtattaaaatatggtGACTTGATAAACTCAAATATCATGGGTAGAATGTTACTCTACGGCTTTTAACTCAAGTGGGTTGAGTCATGCTGGAGGTCAACCAAAACCCAAAATGTGGAATGAAGAATACTCAGCTCCAAACACACAGCTGACATATGCTTCAGCAGACTCTCGCACTAACTTAATGCGTGCATAgctttttaacataaattcaCTTCAGGAATAGCTAAAGCTATAATACTTTTAACCTTGATTCAGGACATAAAACCCCAAGCTTAAACAGATTGGTTTCAACTTGCATGACTAACTTCAACACGTggagaaaaaatttctaatatgGTAAAATTAGAGATTGGAAGTGTTTTTGTCTGTGCTTACTGTAAGTGAATTACCTGGGGGTTTTAAAGGGctgaaagaaatttttctttagttcAAAGCTTTGAGTATGCATACTTAATAATCTAGCAATTATTACTTACCAGTATATCAATAcaatattttcatcttttagtCCTATAACTTGTTGTATTTGTTAGAAATCATGTCAATACGGAAATCTAAATCAAGGGCACTGCAAAATTTCACACATCCGTCATGTAAAACAAAAGGGCCTTCCAACTGAACTAAAGCTATTTTTCCTGCAATTATGACCCAGCAAACATGAGAGGAACTAGGCAATCACATTTACAATCTTTACTAACTGATGTGATGAATAATCGAAATAAACTAGCTTTTGGATAATGCTATCACTCTCTACTCATCTTCaaacataaaagaacaaatttcaaacttaaatCTCTCTCTATCACTATGAACAGTTGCAATTTCACCCcttccaaaagaaaatcatccttGTCCGGTaacacacaaataaataattcacaaTAGTCAATGACAAGCAATACTCACGAAATTTGCCATTACCTACACAATTTGAGAGCAGCAGAGACGatagagaagagagaaagcaGACCCACGGTGAGAGACCAACGACGAGAGATCCACGGCCAGAGACAAATGCCAAGCACCACCGCCGAGAAAGTTTGAGAATAGAGACGACAGGGAAGAGAGACAGCAGACCCACGGCCAGAGACCAACGCCGAGCACCCTCAGAAGGTTTGAGAACAGTGAGATTTCTGTGAGAGCAAATGGAGAAAAGTTGTGCGTCGCGTGAGATGGATTGCGCGTGTGTTGGGATTGCTATGTGTATTACACGTGAGTTGGCTCATTTTATAGTATGTccaaaacgcaccgtttggTGCTTATTGTGGTGCTTAACGTGGGAAGAATCTCATTTTCCTTGTTGAAAACGATATATTTAACATGTGTGGGTTCCTCTGTAATCAATCAATTGATatgtaatttcattatttaattgcaGTCATACCATTGTGGACAATATATATCAGTgctaatataataatatttttattattaccaCTACTacctaaaaattataaaattatcattctttGATGATACAATTCTTTgtgtatattattttttctgaaATACTATCAAATGTCATTCTTTGATATATAATTGGAGCAATCTACACTCaattatttcacaattaatagagaattgaaactaattcttataatacttttataaagatttaaattcTTACTCTCACACTTTGTGAGTGCAAACAATCTTTAAGTAGGACAAAGATCTATTGATAAcgattaatatatttaattgcacaccaaaacaaaagcaaaattatGACCATctataaagtaaaattaatttaatgttttcaTAATGGAAGACAATTACAACAACGAAAAATGTTTGCTGTCGAGAATGCCAAGAGAAAGctaagagaataaaaaaatgagagtaAAACGTAATCCCATCACTCGATCACACACACTCTctttccctctctctctctcgatTTTGTCCTCACTATTTCCGACTTCCAAAATTCCTATCACGCTTCCTCACTCTCTCCGACTACCAAAATCCCCATCATGCTCCTCTACTTTTACTTTCAAAATAGAAACTTAGCTTTGCTCTTTTCCTTTACTAAAACTCTACATAAGTTCTCCCAACACAGAAGCGCAGCCCGTTTTAGATCCGGACGCAGAACCCAAAGTTGGTAATTGTTTGATTATAAAGATggattctttttgttttgaatagtaatttttattgataaataataatagaaatgcACCTACGTTTTGCTTaggatttgtttgttttgaatattaatttatgtcgTATCcgtaataatataaatgtaCGTGTGTTTTGCTTAAGTTTTACTGCTTTAGAGATCAAATGATAGCAATCTCTAATATTCCTATAACCAATTTACTAGTTAGATGATAGTGataaatgataatgataattttgtttgatttagaaatttttaaaattttaatttttagaatcttaatggattaaaaatttataataattcattCTTAAtacaaatgttaattattttgtaaaaatggaaaatttaaaaaatgagcaTGTAATTGAAGATGTGCAACCGAAAAAAAATGAGCCAAGTCTTTGGATGTTATTTGATAATCATGAGGAAATTTGAATGTTTTACAAAGTCTATGGTAAATAAGAAAGGTTTCctgtgaaaaaattaattagtaaaaaaagGAATGATGAGATTGTAAAAATTGTCATATTTGCATTTGGCCATAGGCCAGTCAGAAAGTAAATCTATTAATGTGTCGAAGCTTAAATCTATTATAAAAACTAGTTGTGATACCATAATTGGAGGTTGTGTAAGTGAAGATAGAAAATGGGTTCTTCAAGCTTATAACCTTCAACACAATTATGGATTGAGTCTGGACAAAACTATGTGTTTCCCTTATAACCGTAGCATTAGTGTAAGTACAAAAAAGCGTATTGAAATGAATGATTGTGCGAGAACTAATATTGCCtcgaattttaattatattattgtcGAATCTGGTGTGAATAAAAATgtctcatttaaaaaaaaaagattgtagaAATCTTATTGACAAAGGAAGACAATTACAACTTGAAGTAGAATATGCTAtggaaattctaaaatacttTCAGAAAAAGTAAGTAGAATGCAAGGGATTTTGTTTTAGTATTGATTTAGATGAGCAAGATCGATTAAAGAATGTATCTTGGGCATATCCGAGAAGTAGGACAGcttacaaatattttggagATGTCATCACATTTGATATCACATATCTTACCAATAAGTATGACATGTTATTTGCTCCCTTTTTCAGAGCTAATCATCATGGCTAGTCTATTTTGTTAGGATGCGAATTGATTTCACATAAGGGTACAAAGACATTTACGTGGTTATTTCAAGCATGGTTATCATGCATGTTCTGTTCTCCTTCCACTATAGATAAAACAATGCAAAAGATAATTGAGAGTTGTTTTTCCTACGACCAGGCGTTGATGATGTTTGCGACATATAATAAAGAAGATGTTTGAGAGTTAGGGGCTTTTAAAGAACatgaatatattatttcttctttattttttgttgtttatgaTTCACTGAGCCCTGTTGTATTAGACGAAGCTTGGCTTGACATGTTATGATATATGATTTATGAGATACTGATTGGTTAAATGGTTTATATGATGAGCAGTATTATTGGGTTCTATGCTATTTGAAAGAATGTTTTTAGGCAGAAATACCAACAACTCAGTGAAATGAAAGTatgaatgcatttttttatGGGTCTGTTAactcaaaaacaaatttgaaacagTTTATGAAGTATTATGAAAATGCGTTGAGAATGAAAGTTGAATTAGAATGACAAGCAAATGCCAAATGTTTTAACAAaagtattttatgtgtaaCATGATATGAAATGGATAAGTAAGTTGAAGAAGTGTAAACTATTTCTACATTTAAAGAGTTCCAATACGAATTAATTACGTTGATGTATTGTGATATGGTTAATTATATGAGATTAATATATGAAATCAGTCAATCATATGGGCAAGCCAAGAAACTAAGCTTTGaggttattttttaagaagttAAGTGTGAAGTTAGCTATATCTgtttaaagtttcaatttaAGGAGATTCTTTGCAGATATGCCTTTGCAATGTTGATATGTAACAATGttgaattacttataaaaaTGTACATTTTATTAAGGTATAGGAAAGATTTGAGGAGATGCTAGAGTCAAGTGAAAGTTAGTTATGGTGTGCAGAATTTATCCATTCAATAAGAGAGATTTGACAAAATATACACTACATTCACTAAGGTTGCAAACATACTTGCTGATGATGGCGCTCGTAAAGGTCATTCTCCTTGTCAGAGGAAACAACCTTCAATATCTAAGAAACCCGaccaaaagaagaagattgcaaaaaaaaaaaaaattgttgaaatacaaatttatgttttttaatttcatttggtttttatttaattgtttatcataattttataagattcataagaaaatgattcatCGTCTTATAAAAGTGCCTAATAAAATCTCCACATAGTAGAGCAACATGGTCATGgtaagtttttgaatttttatgttaaacttttcttttattttgaaaatacgTAACTAAGTATATTGTTAAGCATATATATACGTTACAAGAAGAAAGTACTATTAATATAAATCTCAACTAATGTGAGACTCTAAGCTACAATaatgaaagaattaaattcatgaagaaattttaatttttaattttttatacggattttacatatatttttttatttgcttaggTACTTATATACCCAACCCAATTTGGTggaaataatatttatcaatCATTTCCTTATAATTGGCACACAATAAGTTGTTATCTTAAAATCATAGTTTCTTAATgtatacttatatttttaaatttataaaatataacatgatgttttaattttttatgtattatagCAACCTATCCTATCGAATGCTTTGTAGTCACATTATTCTTCTCCTTCAATGATGTACGAAGGATCTGGAACTGAGAATTTCCAACAATTGCTATATCAACAATGACTTGTATTTTGTTCAGATTATTTTCTCTATCATTTTGCTTAAATTTGACTTAAAATGATGAATTAATCATTGCACAGTTGTTGTTTTTTCAGGACAATTTTTATTGGCCCAGTAGTTTTTTTGATAATTCTCGATGACatatttttggtaattatttATGACATAAATCATTACAATTTCAATGTGTTTGTACTCATCATGTGTTATTTCGGCATCCAATAAAgatttataataacaatttgaatataatttcaaaCACAATCAAGTGAAACAACTCATAATCTTATATTTGAAGGAAAATACTATTATATatgtttacaagttttttccaagaaatattataaattgaaacaacttaaaaataaaacttgaatataaagcATTGTACAACATCACAAGTATTCTAATGAAATCATATCATGGCGTCTGTCTCTTTTGAAGTTCATTGTCAAACAATCATCTCTGCACTCTATATTGTTGCATATGCTCAAGTTCTTTATAAACAAGTAAAATTcaacaaacaaacacttaATCTCCAATGTCAACTTTCTAACTTCCTTCACTAACaagtcaattttttcttcGCTAGATTTACGGTCTTCTACAGATTGAAAGTTTTTACATCCTCTGCATTTTCAAAACTTGTGATTTGAATTCTTTGTAATACGTGACGttaacaactccattttgtgattgcatttgttatatttttgcaGTGAGTTTCGAGTTTCATTTATGCTATATGACATTGTCATTAATAGACTATTTtaattgccaaaaaaaaaaagtacgaAAACACAAAACACTTTGCAACAACTCATATTTTTTAGCcaagaaacataaaaaaaaattgtcaaaaaatgaaaattaaatgaatgaataagaaaattaattagtcaTATCTAATATTCTCAAATAGTTAAAAGAAACACTAAGGATGTTTTATCACAAGATATTCATGTAAAACCAAGTTATTAGAcaatgaaaattaacaaaattcaagTAAATTCTAGGAAAAAATGAGTTCAAACAAAATATGGAGTTAGTGCATGAGACAAAGTATAAAAGTCTTTCCCCATTAATATTCCAAAGATAATCACAACAAGTAACAACAATTCTAGAAGCACACATACTAACTCTCAAATTACAAGAGTCAAGAAAGTAGAATGCAGCAAATcatctaaataaaaatctagTAAACCGTTGAAATGACCATGCGAACTACTAAAATTTCCCAAATTCACGGCAATTTTACATCacattgaaccaaaatccaaCACTTTTCACATAGTAAAACCTAAGTAAAATGAGggattttacatttttatttcaccTAGAGCAGTAGTTAACAGCTACTATTACTgatacaacaaaaattaatattcaaaacGAAAAATTCATCTTTATAATCAAACAACTACCACCAAACAACAGATACTGAAACCTAGggaattcacaaaattaatccataaatggacaaaacacaaaaatttatcatttctttaatCACTGGCTATAAAACGGGCGGTGAATCTAAAATGGGTGGTGGTTGGGCTCTTACTTGGCAGCGGACTCAACAACCTCAGTAGTGGGTTTAGCTTCGACTTCGGCTTTGGCTTCGAGAGTAGTTTTGGGTTTTGCTTCCAGATAAAAAACAGACGGCGCTTCTGTATTTGGGAGAACTTGCGTAGAGTTTTGGTGAAGGAAAAGAGCAGAGCTgagtttcaattttaaaagaaaaagcagaGGAGTGTGATGGAGATTTTGGTAGCCGAAGAGAGTAAGGATAAAGTCAAGAGAGAGAGTGATAGAGTGATGGGGATTATGTTTcctctcatttttattttttattatcttttaacaattaaaaaatattaaattaccgagagagagagagagaagactCTCTCAACTTTCTCTCAGCATTCTTAATACCTAGCATCACTCAACTTCATATTAACTTCTCCTTTAAAAGATTTGGTAACTACCAAGTGGTAGTTACTACTGAATGGGTTTGCATATCATGGGCAACCCTCCGATGGATACATTATGTCGgagattttaaaatgaaaaaattgaggCAGTTAGCCTATATCTAAGTGGTGGATTACAGTTCTcataatttatagtttgagtTCTTAtgagaatttcttttttctttttttattcccAATTGAAACTTAGATTAGTTTCATGTTAATAGATATAATACATATCagtaactgaaaaaaaaataaaaaaataaagtaattaatttttttaaaaactaaaatcaatCACAAAAAGAAAGTTACCATATAGttaagaaataatataaatcattttaaaatattgaggcAATTAGCCTATATCAGAGTGGCGGATTATAGGTCTCACAATTTATAGTTTGAGTTCTTATgagaatttcttcattttttttcctaattgaaaaatatattagtttaATGTTGATAGATACAATACATATCAGTAActgaaaaaaaagtgaaaaattaagtaattatttttttctcaaactaAAATCAATCACAAGAAGAAAGTTCGTGTACTTGATACATCACCATGCTTAGATTTGAAATACAAAAGTTTACGAGCATTCCTACTTGgacataattttttgttgatagattttaaagaaaaaaacatgtaACTATTAAACTACATTTACTAAAATGTAATTTACATTAGGAAAAAAGGAAGCAATCTCAtttgtcagact encodes:
- the LOC107175325 gene encoding protein FAR1-RELATED SEQUENCE 5-like isoform X2, with the translated sequence MEKDIEVEELEKFEENDEPIIGMSFDSDVDLFIYFKEYGKRKGFPILRRTSRKDSDGILRNVTFACGRSGETRSKSVNILKPQPNAKTGCNARLGAGLGDDGKWTIRSLNLEHNHVLLTPTKSKYFRCNRSLNTYAKKRLDVNDRAGIRLCKNYQSLVIEAGGHENVTFIERDCRNHVQKERRLRLGDGDAAALQNYFMKMQVEDNRFYFSMQVDDEGRLKNVFWAEPRNREAYKEFGDVVTFDTTYLTNKYDMPFAPFVGVNHHGHSILFGCGLISHEDIETFTWLFRTWLSCMSNLAPNGIITDQDRAMKVAIQNVFPNTRHRWCLWHIMKKVPEKLGGYKEYRNISNVLHCAVYDSQSATKFEETWHHMITEYDLGDNEWLRGLYDERHHWVPCYLNNTFWAGMSSTQRSESMNAFFDGYVNSKTTLKQFVEQYSCALKNKVQKEVEEDVRCLSQQMPCVTDYAMERQVRDVYTISKFQEFQQEMIRKMYCEYVNSMGCENIVREDVKVGEGKKRTFFEVYFEKENGEIRCSCSRFQFRGILCRHAIAIMIRNDVEVLPEKYILRRWRKDVWRCHSRVKTSYELHSCTDEQKRYEKMCATFAEVANMAAHTIESSNLVFNWIENVRGDLSKAILCGDNEVTVVTGQGSCSVEVETVRDPAARRRKGRPPCQRKKSNKFSKSKINSSRSNAKDGQVNEQVPTVVPTHENNVVTAFQNPEGSYIDMNMYPHGVMDYYNEPQFQQPGHFQQLLFQQDNEYEVDKEFRSDFVE
- the LOC107175325 gene encoding protein FAR1-RELATED SEQUENCE 5-like isoform X1; this encodes MEKDIEVEELEKFEENDEPIIGMSFDSDVDLFIYFKEYGKRKGFPILRRTSRKDSDGILRNVTFACGRSGETRSKSVNILKPQPNAKTGCNARLGAGLGDDGKWTIRSLNLEHNHVLLTPTKSKYFRCNRSLNTYAKKRLDVNDRAGIRLCKNYQSLVIEAGGHENVTFIERDCRNHVQKERRLRLGDGDAAALQNYFMKMQVEDNRFYFSMQVDDEGRLKNVFWAEPRNREAYKEFGDVVTFDTTYLTNKYDMPFAPFVGVNHHGHSILFGCGLISHEDIETFTWLFRTWLSCMSNLAPNGIITDQDRAMKVAIQNVFPNTRHRWCLWHIMKKVPEKLGGYKEYRNISNVLHCAVYDSQSATKFEETWHHMITEYDLGDNEWLRGLYDERHHWVPCYLNNTFWAGMSSTQRSESMNAFFDGYVNSKTTLKQFVEQYSCALKNKVQKEVEEDVRCLSQQMPCVTDYAMERQVRDVYTISKFQEFQQEMIRKMYCEYVNSMGCENIVREDVKVGEGKKRTFFEVYFEKENGEIRCSCSRFQFRGILCRHAIAIMIRNDVEVLPEKYILRRWRKDVWRCHSRVKTSYELHSCTDEQKRYEKMCATFAEVANMAAHTIESSNLVFNWIENVRGDLSKAILCGDNEVTVVTGQGSCSVEVETVRDPAARRRKGRPPCQRKKSNKFSKSKINSSRSNAKDGQVNEQVPTVVPTHENNVVTAFQNPEGSYIDMNMYPHGVMDYYNGLMSLPHMVGDNVYLTPTQNSCTEPQFQQPGHFQQLLFQQDNEYEVDKEFRSDFVE